Within the Agromyces ramosus genome, the region GACCGCGGTCGCGGTCGCCGGGCCCGCAGCAGTGCCGCTGGGTCGTGCCGGGTCAGAGCTGGATGCCGCGCGCGGCCGCCGCACGCTGGAGCGCCTGGGATTCGTCGATGCCGACGGCGAGGTAGACGTGGAGCCCGTCGGCGTCGTCGCGCACGAGGTACTCGTAGTCGGTCTTCACGATGAGCTCGTCGTTCGCGTCGAGGTAGCTCCAGCGCACGCGCACCGTGCTGATGCGGTCGGTGAGGGCGCTCGCAGCGCGGATCTCGGGCACCGCCGACTCGAGCCCGAGGCGACGGTAGACCGGATACGACGACGAGAGCCCGGCGGCCATGTCGGCGCGGCTCTCGAGCGCGCCCGCGAAGTCGTCGGTGACGACCATGCCGGGCAGGCCCCACAGCCGTGCGGTCGCCTCGGCGTCGAAGTCGCGGAGCGCCGCGGCGTACGCGTCGAAGAACTCGGCGAGCCGTTCCTCCTCGATGCCCACGGCAGCCTCCTCCATCCGTTTGTCCCGACGGTACGCCGACGCACGCCGGGGCGCGACCCCTTCGGCGCGGTGACGTTGCGGCGGCATCAGTCGCCGGCGCCCACCGCGTCGCGCTCGGTGGCGCGCACCTCGTCTTCGAGTCCGCGCACCGCGGAGCGGAGGGCCCGTTCGGCGTCGAGTCCCTGCGAGCGAGCGGATGCCACGAGCGCGAGCAGCACGCGTCCGAGCTCGTCTTCCGTGGCCGGCGAGCCCGGCACCGAGGCATCCGGCATGGGGGCATCCGTCACCGAGGCATCCGTCACCCCCACCTTCTCGGCCTTGCCGAGCACCTTCTGCGCGAGCGCGAGGGCGGGCATGCCGCGCGGGATGCCATCGAGCACGCTCGTGCGATGCGGCTTCTCGCTCGCCTTGAGGTCGTCCCAGAAGGCGACGACGTCGGCGGCCGTCTCCGCCTCGCGATCGCCGAAGACATGCGGATGCCGCGACACCATCTTCGCCGTCATGTGCCGGGCGACATCGTCGATGTCGAAGTCCTCGCCGGGGGTGTGCGCGGCGAGGTCGGCGTGGAAGAGCACCTGGTAGAGCACGTCGCCGAGCTCCTCGATCATCTCTTCGCGGTTGCCGGACTCGATCGCGTCGATGAGCTCCCAGCTCTCCTCGACGAGGTACTGCACGAGGCTCTCGTGGGTCTGGTCGGCGTCCCACGGGCATCCGCCCGGCGCCCGGAGCCGCGCGACCATTGCGACCAGTTCGGTGAGGCCCTCATGCGTGTGCGTCTCGACGTCGCCCATGCCGCCAGCCTACGTCGGCTCGGGCACGACGCGGCTGAGACCCGGCGCAATCACGCGGAGCCGGGGCCACCGATAGGATTCCCTGAGGAGCGCCGGGAAGTCTGGTCGGCCGACGGGGAAACCCGTCGTCGTCATTCGTCCGACGTCGCTTGCAGCCAGGCTGCCGCAGCGCACGCGACTTCCGAACAGGAGTCCCATGAACTTCCTCCGCTCCGAACGCTGGTCGGCCACGTTCCTCCTCATCGCCGCCGTGCTCGGCCTCGCCGTCGCGAACCTCCCCTTCGGCGCGTCGCTCCTCGACTTCAAGAACGAGCACCTCGACCTGCCGTGGCTCGGGATCGATCTCTCGGCGGGTCATTGGGTCAGCGACGGCCTGCTCGCGATCTTCTTCTTCATCGTCGCCGTCGAGCTGAAGCGCGAACTCGTGATCGGCGAGCTCAACAGCGTCTCGAAGGCGATGCTGCCGGCCATCGCGGCGGTCGGCGGCGTCGTGGTGCCGGCACTGATCTTCCTCGCGTTCACCTCGGGCACGCCCACCATCGACGGCTGGCCCATCCCCACCGCGACCGACATCGCCTTCGCCCTCGGCGTGCTGGCCGTCTTCGGCCGGTGGATCCCCACCCGCGTGCGCGTGTTCCTCCTCGCGCTCGCAGTGCTCGACGACCTCGTCGCGATCCTCATCATCGCGTTCTTCTTCACGAACGACGCCGACCTCGCCGCCCTCGGATTCGCGGGGGTGGCCATCGCGCTGTTCGGCGCGGTCAGTCGGCTCTTGAAGCCGCGTTCCGGATGGATACTCGCGCGTCGCCCGCAGTGGCCCGTCATCATCGTGCTGGTCGTGCTCGGCGTGCTCGCGTGGTACTTCGTGTACCAGTCGGGCGTGCACGCCACCATCGCCGGCGTCGCGCTCGGCCTCGTGATGGCGAGGCGGCCGGGCGGCCGGGCGGTGCACGTGCTCGAACCCTATTCCAACGGCATCATCCTGCCGCTCTTCGCCTTCACCGCGGCGATGGTCGTCGTCCCCCAGGTGCGGCCGAGCGAGCTCGACCCGGCGTTCTGGGGCATCCTCGTCGGGCTGCCGGTCGGCAAGATCGCCGGCATCCTCCTTGCCGGGTGGCTCGGTGCCGTCGTCGCGCGACGCCGCTCCGCCACGCACCTCACCAGCGGCGACCTCCTCATCGTCGGCGCGCTCGGCGGCATCGGGTTCACGGTGTCGCTCCTCATGAACGAGCTCGCCTTCGCCGGGCTTCCCGATGTGGTCGACGTGGGCACCCTCGCCGTGCTCCTCGGCTCGGGCATCGCGATCGTGCTCTCGGCGATTCTCGTGAGCCTGCGGTCCCGGTGGTACCAGCGCCACGGCGGTCACCCGGGCACCGGTGGGGCGTTCAGTCGGTGAACGAGGCCGACGCCCTGCTGCGCACCATCAACGCCGACCTCGAGCGGATGTCGGGCGCGGAGTTCCTCGGCGAGTGGGGTCACCTGAAGCGGTAGGACGGCGGCTCACCGCACGGGCCGCCGGACCGGCAGGCCGACGCCGGTGCTATTCGGCGGCCGCCACCGGCGTCGACGGCGGCACCGCGGCATCGGTCGCCTGCGCTTCGGGAACCGGGAAGATCGCCGTGATGAGCCGCGATGCCCAGTCGATGAGGTCGGCGTCGCCCGGCAGCTCGCCGCCGACGACGGGGAACGGCACGATGATGACGTCGTTCTGGGCGAAGTGCTTCGCGCCCGGATACATGCGCTCGAGCCGCACCCGGCGGGAATCGGGGATCTTCGCCGGGGCGATTCGGAGCTTCGACCCGGTCGCGATGACGTCGGAGAGGCCCGCGCGCTGCGCCTCGCGACGGAGCCTCGAGATCGCGATGAGGTGCTGCACCTGCTCGGGCGGTGCGCCGTATCGGTCGACCAGCTCTTCGAGCACCTCGTCGATCTGCCCCTCCTTCGCGGCCGGCCCGCTCGCGGCCGAGAGCTTCTGGTACGCCTCGAGGCGCAGTCGCTCGCTGTCGACGTAGTCTTCGGGGATGTGCGCGTCGACCGGCAGCTCGAGCCGCAGCTCGGTCTGGCCCTCGGCGACGTCGCCGCGGAACGCCGAGACGGCTTCGCCGATCATGCGCAGGTACAGGTCGAAGCCGACGCCCGCGATGTGCCCGGCCTGTTCGGCGCCGAGGAGGTTGCCGGCGCCGCGGATCTCGAGGTCTTTCAGCGCCACCTGGATGCCGCTGCCGAGCTCGTTGTTCGCGGCGATGGTCGAGAGCCGGTCGTGCGCCGTCTCGGAGAGCGGCTTCGCCGGGTCGTAGAGGAAGTAGGCGTAGGCGCGGTCGCGACCGCGGCCCACTCGGCCGCGCAACTGGTGCAGCTGGCTGAGGCCGTACTTGTCGGCGCGGTCGATGATGATCGTGTTCGCGTTCGTGATGTCGAGGCCGGTCTCGATGATCGTCGTCGAGACGAGCACGTCGTACTTGCGCTCCCAGAAGTCGCCGACGATCTGCTCGAGCACGTGCTCGTTGAGCTGGCCGTGCGCGACCGCGATGCGCGCCTCGGGCACGAGCTCGGCGAGCTGTGCGGCGACGCGGTTGATCGACGAGACGCGATTGTGCACGAAGAAGATCTGCCCCTCGCGCAGCATCTCGCGGCGAATGGCAGCCGCGACCTGCTGCTCGGAGTAGGGGCCCACGAAGGTGAGGATCGGATGCCGGTCTTCGGGCGGCGTCGCGAGGGTCGACATCTCGCGGATGCCGGTGACCGCCATCTCGAGCGTGCGAGGAATGGGCGTCGCGCTCATCGCGAGGATGTCGACGTTCGTCTTCAGCTTCTTCAGCGCATCTTTGTGCTCGACGCCGAAGCGCTGCTCTTCGTCGATGATGAGGAGCCCGACGTCTTTGAACCGGATCTGCTCGGTGAGGATGCGGTGCGTGCCGATGACCATGTCGACCGTGCCGTCGGCGAGGCCCGCCACGGTCTCACGCACCTCTTTGTCGCTCTGGGAGCGGCTGAGCGCCCGAACGTGCACGGGGAATCCGGCGAACCGCTCGATGAACGTCTCGACGTGCTGGCGAACGAGCAGGGTCGTGGGCACGAGCATCGCGACCTGCTTGCCGTCTTGGATGGCCTTGAACGCGGCCCGCACGGCGACCTCGGTCTTGCCGAAGCCGACGTCGCCGGCGAGCAGGCGATCCATGGGGATCGACCGCTCCATGTCGGCCTTCACCTCGTCGATGGTCTGCACCTGGTCGGGCGTCTCGACGAACGGGAACGCCTCTTCGAGCTCGCGCTGCCACGGGGTGTCGGGACCGAACGCGTGCCCCTTCGAGGCCATGCGAGCCGAGTACAGCTTCACGAGCTCGACGGCGATGTCGCGCACCGCGCGTCGGGCGCGGCCCTTCGCCTGCGCCCAGTCGCTGCCGCCCATCTTCGAGAGCGACGGCGCCTCGCCGCCGACGTACCGCGAGAGCAGGTCGAGCTGGTCGGTGGGCACGAAGAGCCGGTCGCCCGCCTGGCCGCGCTTCGACGGCGCGTACTCGATGACGAGGTATTCGCGCACCGCGGTGGGCGCCTGCGCGATGCCCGCCGTGCGGCTCGGGCCCTTGGGCCGCGAACCGGTGGCGACCTCGCGCTGCACCATCTCGACGAAGCGGCCGATGCCGTGCGTCTGGTGCACGACGAAGTCTCCGGCCTTCAACTGCAGGGGGTCGACGACGTTGCGACGACGACTCGCGAGCTTCTTGCCCTGACGGGCGTCGTATCCGGCGGCGCGGCCGTAGAATTCGGCCTCGGAGATGAGCCCGAGCTTCACCTCTGGCACCTCGTAGCCGCGGGCCGCGTCGGCCTGCACGAGGTAGGCGACGCCCGGCTCGAGCTCGGTGGGCACGTCGTCGACCAGCCGCGCGGCGAGCCCGGCCTCGGAGAGGACGTCGCGTGCCCGCTCGACGAGGCCGTGACCGGCGGATGCCACGACGAGGCTCCACCCGTCGCGCAGACGTTCGGCGGCATGGTCGACCGCGCCGGCGACGTTGCCCTGGAAGCTCGGCATCGCGTTCGCCGCGAGCCGGATCGTGGTGGCGGCGGCGGCCACCGAGGTCGCCGCGGCCTCGGCCGCCCTGGCTGCCTCGCCGCCCGCGGCGGCGACCACCTCGGTCGCGTCGCCGATGTCGAAGGTCGAGAAGTTCCACCACACGCGGCGCGGGTCGGGTTCGCCCGGGGCGCTGAAGAGCGCGGCATCGCGGAGCTCGCGCACCGTGAGGAAGTCGCCGGCGGCGAGGTCGATGGGCGCCTCGGCGCCCGCCGTCGCGGCGCTCCACGCCGCACCGAGGAACTCGCGGTTCGTCTCACCGAGGCTCACGGCGCGGCCGGCGACGCGCTCGGGGCCGAGCACGGCGACGGCGGCACCCTCGGGAACGTAGTGGGTGAGCGGCACCAGCCGGTCGAGGAGCGCGGGAGCGAGGGATTCCATGCCCTCGACCGGGATGCCCTCGGCGACCTTCTCGAGCAGTGCCGAGAGGCTCGGGAACTCGTGCACCATCTCGCGAGCCCGCTGGCGCACGGGCGCGGTGAGCAGCAGCTCTCGGCTCGGCGCGAGGGTGACCCGCTCGACGGGTTCGGGCAGCGACCGCTGGTCGGCGACCGAGAACGCCCGCAGCTCCTCGATCTCGTCGCCGAAGAACTCGACGCGCACGGGGTGGTCGGCGTTCGGCGGGAAGACGTCGAGGATGCCGCCGCGCACGGCGAACTCGCCACGACGCGCGACCATGTCGACCCGGGCATACGCGAGGTCGACGAGTCGCACCGCGAGCTCGGCCAGGTCGTAGCCGCGACCGCCGGCGACGAGCTCGACCGACGCGAGCTCGGCCAGGTTGTCGGCGAGCGGCTGCAGCGCCGCCCGCACCGAGGCGACCACGACGAGCGGATGCCGCGAGCCCGCCTCGGCCCACTCGTGCATGCGCCGCAGCGCATGCAGGCGCCGCCCGACGGTCTCGGCGGAGGGACTGAGCCGCTCGTGCGGGAGGGTCTCCCATGCCGGGAACTCGAGGAGCTCGGCGTCGTCGGCGAGGTACGGCCCCAGCGAGGCGCGCAAGGACTCGCCCTCGCGACTCGTGGCGGTGATGACGAGGAGCGCCGGCGAAAGCCCGGCGTCGGCGCGACGTTGCAGAAGGCCGGCGAGCAGCGGCGCATCGAGGCCGGCCGGTGCCGAGAAATCGGCATTGCGCAGGGCTTCGGCGAGCGCACCGTCGACGGTGGAGGCGCGCGCGAGCGCCGTGAGCAAGCCCTGGAGATTCACCCGTCGAGTCTACGCGGCGCGCCCGACACACCGGCCGGACGGCCGCCGCGACGGTCGAGCCCACCGGGATACCATGGGCGCCGCACGCGAATGCCAGGAGGCCTCCACGATGATCACTGCCGCCGCCGACGGATCGGCACTCGGAAACCCCGGCCCTGCCGGGTGGGCCTGGTACGTCGACGACGCCAACTGGGCGGCGGGCGGCTGGCCGCATGCCACGAACAACCAGGGCGAGCTGAAAGCCGTGCTCGAGCTCTTCCGCGCGACGGCGCACCTCGATGACGACCTCCTCGTGCAGTGCGACAGCCAGTACGTGATCAACTGCATCACCAAGTGGATGCCCGGCTGGAAGCGCAAGGGCTGGCGCAAGGCCGACGGCAACCCGGTGCTGAACGTCGACCTCCTCCAGGAGCTCGACGCGGCGCTCGCCGGGCGTCGCTACCGCTTCGAGTGGGTGCGGGGCCACGTCGGCCACGAGTTGAACGAGGCGGCCGACGTGCGCGCCCGCGCCGTCGCCGAGGCCTTTCGTCGCGGCGGCGACATCCCGGTCGGGCCGGGCTGGACCGGCACCGGCACGCTCGCCGCGCTCGAGCCGTCGCCCGAACCGGCCGCCGCCCTCGTCGACCCCGAGGCATCCGCGGTGCCCGAACTCGAGCTCGGTGACGACGCCCTGTTCGACCTCGACGAGGCGGCGACGGCGTGGCACACGCTCACCCTCGAGCTCTCGACCGAGGAGCACGAGCGGCTCGTGGTGCGCGCCCGCGCCGAGGGTGTCTCGCCAGAGGACTTCCTTCGCGGCCTGATCTGACGCCGCCGGGCTCGATCGAGCCGAGCCCGCCCGCCTCAGGCGGGCGAGTGGAACCGCTGCTGCGCCGCGACGAGCCCGTCGCTCGCGACCGCCTCGACGGCGTCGGCGGCATCCGAGATGAGGTTCGGCAGCGCCTGCCGCTCGGTGCCCGAGAAGTCCTTCAGCACGAAGTCGGCGGCGTCCTGACGGCCGGGCGGACGCCCGATGCCGACCCGCACGCGCGTGAAGGGCCCGGCATCGGTCGCCTTCGAGATGTCGCGGATGCCGTTGTGACCGCCGTGGCCGCCGCCCTGCTTCAGGCGCACCGTGTCGAAGGGGACGTCGAGCTCGTCGTGCACGACGATGAGCCGGTCGACCGGCAGCGAGTAGAACTTCAGGAGCGCCGACACCGGGCCGCCCGAGGTGTTCATGTAGCTGTTGGGCTTCGCCACCACGAGCTTCGGTCCGCCGGGGCGGAGGAAGCCCTCAGCGACGCGCGACGGCGTCTTGTGGCTCTTGAAGGTCGCGCCGAGGCGGGCTGCCAGCTCGTCGGCGACCATCTGGCCGACGTTGTGCCGGTTGCCGGCGTACTGCGCACCGGGGTTGCCGAGTCCGACCACGAGCCAGGTGTTCTCGGCCACGGTGTCGTCCTTCCGGCGGGGGCGGAACAGGTCGAGGAAACCCACGCGGTCTCCTTTCTGGAATGAGAAGAGGCCTGCGGCCCCGCAGTCCGAGCGTACCCGGATGCGGCGCCGCAGGCCCCTGCGGAGCTGGTTACTCGGCCGACTCGGCGGCTTCGCCCTCGGCGGCCTCGGGCGCCTCGGCCTCTGCGGCTTCGGCGGCGGCCTCAGCGGCCTCCTCGCCGAGGTCGACCTTCTGCGGCTCGTGCACGAGCACGACGAGCGTGTCGGGCTCGCTCAGGAGCGTGGAACCCTTGGGCAGCACGACGTCCTTCGCGTGGATCTGGGCCCCGTCTTCGAGGCCCTCGATGTCGACGACGATGTTCTCGGGGATGTGCATGGCCTCGGCCTCGAGCGACAGCGTCTTGGCGTCGAGGTCGGCGATGGTGCCGGGGTACGACTCGCCCGAGAG harbors:
- a CDS encoding DUF6841 family protein; translation: MGIEEERLAEFFDAYAAALRDFDAEATARLWGLPGMVVTDDFAGALESRADMAAGLSSSYPVYRRLGLESAVPEIRAASALTDRISTVRVRWSYLDANDELIVKTDYEYLVRDDADGLHVYLAVGIDESQALQRAAAARGIQL
- a CDS encoding MazG family protein: MGDVETHTHEGLTELVAMVARLRAPGGCPWDADQTHESLVQYLVEESWELIDAIESGNREEMIEELGDVLYQVLFHADLAAHTPGEDFDIDDVARHMTAKMVSRHPHVFGDREAETAADVVAFWDDLKASEKPHRTSVLDGIPRGMPALALAQKVLGKAEKVGVTDASVTDAPMPDASVPGSPATEDELGRVLLALVASARSQGLDAERALRSAVRGLEDEVRATERDAVGAGD
- the nhaA gene encoding Na+/H+ antiporter NhaA; amino-acid sequence: MNFLRSERWSATFLLIAAVLGLAVANLPFGASLLDFKNEHLDLPWLGIDLSAGHWVSDGLLAIFFFIVAVELKRELVIGELNSVSKAMLPAIAAVGGVVVPALIFLAFTSGTPTIDGWPIPTATDIAFALGVLAVFGRWIPTRVRVFLLALAVLDDLVAILIIAFFFTNDADLAALGFAGVAIALFGAVSRLLKPRSGWILARRPQWPVIIVLVVLGVLAWYFVYQSGVHATIAGVALGLVMARRPGGRAVHVLEPYSNGIILPLFAFTAAMVVVPQVRPSELDPAFWGILVGLPVGKIAGILLAGWLGAVVARRRSATHLTSGDLLIVGALGGIGFTVSLLMNELAFAGLPDVVDVGTLAVLLGSGIAIVLSAILVSLRSRWYQRHGGHPGTGGAFSR
- the mfd gene encoding transcription-repair coupling factor, producing the protein MNLQGLLTALARASTVDGALAEALRNADFSAPAGLDAPLLAGLLQRRADAGLSPALLVITATSREGESLRASLGPYLADDAELLEFPAWETLPHERLSPSAETVGRRLHALRRMHEWAEAGSRHPLVVVASVRAALQPLADNLAELASVELVAGGRGYDLAELAVRLVDLAYARVDMVARRGEFAVRGGILDVFPPNADHPVRVEFFGDEIEELRAFSVADQRSLPEPVERVTLAPSRELLLTAPVRQRAREMVHEFPSLSALLEKVAEGIPVEGMESLAPALLDRLVPLTHYVPEGAAVAVLGPERVAGRAVSLGETNREFLGAAWSAATAGAEAPIDLAAGDFLTVRELRDAALFSAPGEPDPRRVWWNFSTFDIGDATEVVAAAGGEAARAAEAAATSVAAAATTIRLAANAMPSFQGNVAGAVDHAAERLRDGWSLVVASAGHGLVERARDVLSEAGLAARLVDDVPTELEPGVAYLVQADAARGYEVPEVKLGLISEAEFYGRAAGYDARQGKKLASRRRNVVDPLQLKAGDFVVHQTHGIGRFVEMVQREVATGSRPKGPSRTAGIAQAPTAVREYLVIEYAPSKRGQAGDRLFVPTDQLDLLSRYVGGEAPSLSKMGGSDWAQAKGRARRAVRDIAVELVKLYSARMASKGHAFGPDTPWQRELEEAFPFVETPDQVQTIDEVKADMERSIPMDRLLAGDVGFGKTEVAVRAAFKAIQDGKQVAMLVPTTLLVRQHVETFIERFAGFPVHVRALSRSQSDKEVRETVAGLADGTVDMVIGTHRILTEQIRFKDVGLLIIDEEQRFGVEHKDALKKLKTNVDILAMSATPIPRTLEMAVTGIREMSTLATPPEDRHPILTFVGPYSEQQVAAAIRREMLREGQIFFVHNRVSSINRVAAQLAELVPEARIAVAHGQLNEHVLEQIVGDFWERKYDVLVSTTIIETGLDITNANTIIIDRADKYGLSQLHQLRGRVGRGRDRAYAYFLYDPAKPLSETAHDRLSTIAANNELGSGIQVALKDLEIRGAGNLLGAEQAGHIAGVGFDLYLRMIGEAVSAFRGDVAEGQTELRLELPVDAHIPEDYVDSERLRLEAYQKLSAASGPAAKEGQIDEVLEELVDRYGAPPEQVQHLIAISRLRREAQRAGLSDVIATGSKLRIAPAKIPDSRRVRLERMYPGAKHFAQNDVIIVPFPVVGGELPGDADLIDWASRLITAIFPVPEAQATDAAVPPSTPVAAAE
- the pth gene encoding aminoacyl-tRNA hydrolase; the encoded protein is MGFLDLFRPRRKDDTVAENTWLVVGLGNPGAQYAGNRHNVGQMVADELAARLGATFKSHKTPSRVAEGFLRPGGPKLVVAKPNSYMNTSGGPVSALLKFYSLPVDRLIVVHDELDVPFDTVRLKQGGGHGGHNGIRDISKATDAGPFTRVRVGIGRPPGRQDAADFVLKDFSGTERQALPNLISDAADAVEAVASDGLVAAQQRFHSPA
- a CDS encoding 50S ribosomal protein L25/general stress protein Ctc — protein: MDEDNKVVADTRDSFGKGAARKLRAVGKIPAVVYGHGTEPRHVALPAHQVGLLIRKANAVLDLQIEGKSQLALVKDVQKDPVRQIIEHLDLIVVRVGEKVQVEVPVHLSGESYPGTIADLDAKTLSLEAEAMHIPENIVVDIEGLEDGAQIHAKDVVLPKGSTLLSEPDTLVVLVHEPQKVDLGEEAAEAAAEAAEAEAPEAAEGEAAESAE